CTCATTTCATTTAATTCTCTTGTATTGATGTTTGTATCTAAGTTAAGATAAGGATGTTGTTTAAAAATCATCACCACTTCTTCAAGTGCTGTATTTCCGGCTCTTTCACCAATACCATTAATAGTACACTCAATTTGTCTTGCTCCGTTGATTGCTCCTGCAATTGAGTTGGCAGTTGCCATTCCTAAATCATTATGACAGTGGCATGAAAGAATTACATTCTCAATACCTTTTACGTTTTCTTTTAAATATTTGATTTTTGCCCCATACTCTTCAGGCAGACAATATCCGGTTGTATCCGGAATATTTAATACAGTTGCTCCTGATTTTATTACCTCTTCACAAACTTTTGCAAGGAAAGCATTATCAGTTCTACCTGCATCTTCTGCGTAAAATTCTACATCTTCAACATATGATTTTGCATGAGAAACGGCAGCTTTTGCTCTGGCGATAATATCTTCTGGTGTGGTATTTAATTTATGGAGTATGTGAGATTCTGAAGTTCCGATTCCAGTATGAATCCTAGGTCTTTTAGCATGCTTTAAGGCAGCAGCCGCAACATCAATGTCGTTTTTTACAGCTCTTGTAAGCCCGCAGACCGTTGCATTTTCTACAATTTTACAAATCTCAGAGACCGATAAAAAATCGCCCGGACTTGACACAGGAAAACCTGCTTCGATGATATCAACTCCCATTTTGTCTAGTCGTTCTGCAATAACCAATTTTTGATTGGTATCTAACTTACATCCTGGGACCTGTTCTCCATCACGCAAAGTGGTGTCAAAAATTTGAACTTTCTCTCTATTCATATTCATTTATTTAATGTAATTTCACATCTTGAAACAAATATATATTGTACTTCTTAAGTACGAAATTCATTTTAATGGAATTATACTGTTTATAAAACAATTTAAAAGTATTTAACGTACTAAAAACCAATAAATTACATTATTATATTTTACAATGGCTAACCATCAAAAAGATTTCTTATTTGTACTGATTAAGTCACTTTCTAAATCTGAAAAAAGACAGTTTAAAATTTTTGCAAGCCGTTTAGAAACGAGTTCAAATACTAAATTCATTGAATTATTTAATATTTTGGATAAGTCTGAAACTTATGATGAAAAGCTTATTTTAAAAAGCGGAATCATCAAAAAAGTTCAGTTATCTAACTTAAAATCCTATTTATACAAACAGATCCTGGTTAGTATCCGCTTAAATATTCCCAGCCAGAATATTCGATATCAACTACGTGAGCAAATAGACTTTGCTGTTATTCTATATAATAAAGGGTTATATAAACAAAGCTTGAAAATTTTGGATAAAACTAAAATGATAGCCCTCGAAAATGATGAAAAATACATGGCCTATGAAATTGTTGAATTCGAAAAGTTAATCGAATCACAATATATCACAAGGAGTATCCAGGGACGTGCTGATGAGTTGGTTATTCAGGCTAAAGAACTAAATTATCGAAATACAATTTCAAGCAAATTATCCAATTTGTCATTACAGCTATACGGAATTATGCTAAAAACCGGTTACGTAAAAAACGATGAGGAATACAAATATATAGATGACTATTTCAACAAACATATTTCAAAATTAGACGAAAGCAAATTTGGCTTCCGCGAAAAATATTGGTTTTATAATGCCAATTTGTGGCGCAGTTTCCTTGTTCAGGATTTTCTTGCGAGTTATAAATATGCTTATAAATGGGTAAGATTATTTTATGACAACCCAAATATGATTTACCAGAATCCTGTATTTTTTCTAAAAGGGAATCACTACTTTTTAGAATCACTTTATATGCTGAAATACAAATCAAATTTCAAAAAATACCTAACGCTTTTGGAAGAAACAATTCAGGATCCAAGGTTTCCTGTTAATGACAACATTGCGTCGCTATCTTTTTTATACATCTATAACAATAAACTCAACTATCATATTTTGGAAGGAACTTTCGCCGAAAGCGAATATTTGATTCCTGAGATTTTAGAAAAAATTAAAATTCACAGCGAACATCTTGATGAACATCACGAAATGTTGTTTTTTTACAAAATTGCCTCTATCTATTTTGGAAACGAAAAATACAATGAGTCCATTTATTATCTTGACAAAATAATCAACAATAAAAACCTGACGATGCGCGAAGATTTAATGTGCTTTGCCAGACTCTTGTCATTAATTGCACATTATGAATTAGGAAAAGATTATTATCTGGAAAACCATCTTAAAAGCACCTACAAATTTCTATTGAAGATGAATGATTTACATGAGGTCCAGAAAGAAATCATTAAATTTATGAGAAACTTAAATAATTTTTATCCTGCCGATATTAAAAAGGAATTCATCAAAATGAGGGAACGATTTATCGAATTAGAAAAAAACACTTACGAAAAAAGAGCTTTCCTGTATTTAGATATAATTTCGTGGCTGGAAAGCAAAATTGAAAACCGTAAAATTGCTGATATAATAAAGGAAAAAGCAAAACTTTACAGTCGCTAATTAAATCGATAATTATATATTAAAAATCTTAACTTAAGTCCAACAAAGTAATAACAAAACCTTAACAGCAAAAGAAAGATATATATCAGACCTTTGTAATGTAATAAACTGGTTATTTATTATTTTGGTTTTGGTTAGTTAAATGATGCCGGCATCTTCGAGATTGCCGGCATTTTTTTTATATTTAAATTCCAGATAAAAAATCCAAATCCCAACCTTATTGAGTTGAAATTTGGATTTTGGAATTTTAAATATTGAAGTTTAATTTCTAAGTCTTTCGTGGAGTAATTTAAAATACGAAAAAGCTTTTAATAATCTGCTTCCATGCCAGGAAAACATTTCGCCATCAACAAAAATGGTTTTGGCGTGATGAGTGAAACGTCCTAGTTCAAAAGCATCTTCTTCTTTGAAAGGGTAAGGCTCAGAAGAAAGAAAAACCAAATCAGGATCACCTTCCAAGCGCATTTTTTTTAGTTCAACTTCAGGGTAACGACCTTTATCGCCGTAGATATTTACAAAATGATTCAGCTTTAATAATTCATCAATATAAGTATCATTACCGGCCACCATATATGGATTTTTCCAGATAAAATAGGCCGCTTTTTTGATTTCAATATCCTGAACGTATTTTTTAAAATCGCTTAAAGCGAAAGTTAACTTATCATTCCATTTTTGAGCTTCAGTCCGGCAGTTAAAAAGCTGCCCAAAATCTGAGATCATTTGAAAATTATCCTCAACAGAAACAATATTCGTTACCCAAACAGGACAGATTTCACTCAACCGTTCCACAATATCAGCAGTGTTTTCTTCTTTATTACAGATAACAATATCAGGCTGCAGTAACTTTATCTTTTCAAAATGAATCTTTTTGGTCCCGCCTACAATTTTCTTTGTGGATTTTAAATGATACGGATGCACACAAAACTTGGTAATTCCAATAATTTTTTCTTCTAAGCCTAAATCATATAATAATTCAGTTTGAGAAGGTACTAATGAGACAATACGCCTTGGAGCTGTTTCAAAAGAGTGCAAAGTACCTATTTGATCTATTAATTGTTTCATGTTCAGGTTGCTTCTTGTTTAAAGTTTGTAGATTGTGAATTCTAACACCGGTTTCACAAATTAAAACTTTTAAACCTTAAACTTTAAACTAAGAATTTCTTCCATTTCCTGCTGTACTTTCAAAGCCTCTTCCCTCGCTTTTTCAGCAAAATCAGTTCCATTTGAAGCATAAATAATTGCTCTGGCAGAATTTACAAGCAAACCAACCTTCTCATTCATTCCATATTTACAAACTTCAGACAAACTTCCGCCCTGAGCACCAATTCCGGGAACCAGTAAAAAACTATCGGGTACTATTTTCCTAATTTCAGTAAAATACTCCGCTTTAGTAGCGCCCACAACATACATCAGATTATGACTGTTTTTCCATTCTTTAGAAGTCTCTAAAACTTGTTTGTATAATAGTTTTCCGTTAATATCTAAAGTTTGAAAATCAAATGCTCCTTCGTTTGAAGTCAAAGCCAGCATTATAGTGTGTTTATTTTCAAAAGCCAGAAAAGGTTCAACAGAGTCTTTTCCCATATAAGGAGCTACCGTTACACTGTCAAAGTTCAAATCTTCAAAAAATGCTTTTGCATACATACTTGAAGTATTTCCTATATCGCCACGTTTAGCATCAGCAATCGTAAAAATTTCAGGAAATTTTTCATTTATATAATTAATTGTTTTTTGAAGTGAAATCCAGCCTTTTATTCCATACGCTTCAAAAAAAGCTGTATTAGGTTTATACCCCACAGTCAAATCATGGGTAGCATCAATTATGGCCTTATTGAACTCAAAAATAGGATCTTCGGTCTCTAATAAATGTTGAGGAATTTTGTTTAAATCAGGATCCAGCCCAACGCATAAAAATGATTTTTTTTGAAGTATTTGTTGGTGCAGTTGTTGTGTAGTCATTGGTATTTTTTTAGTTTTTCAATTCAAAAAACGATTTTTTAGAAAGTATGCAAAAATAAAAAAAGCCACTCAATTAAGAATGGCTTTTAGTATTTATATTTCGATCAGAATTAGAAATTGCCTAAATAAACAATTTCTGTTCTTCTGTTTGCTGCTCTTCCTGCAGCAGTTTTATTAGATTTAACTGGTTTTGAAGCTCCAAAACCTTGTGAAGTTAAATTAGCAGGATTTACTCCTTTTTCAATTAAAGCATCCATAATAACTTTTGCTCTTTCTTCAGATAATTTTTGATTTGCCTTAGCGTTACCTACATTATCAGTATGACCATAAATGGCAAATTTTGCGTTTGGATAGTTTTTCAAAATTTCTTTAATTGCATCAAGCCTTCCTGAAGTTTCTACCTTCTTAGCATCACTTAAGATAGCCTTACCAGATGTAAAGAAGATAGATTTTGCCTCAACCTGTAATTGAGCCAAAGTAGCTTTACTAACTTCAGGACAACCTTTATTTTCTGCTGGACCTGCAACTAATGGACAATCATCAACGTTATCAGCAACTCCATCTTTATCAGTATCTAAAACCGGACATCCTTTGTTTTCTACTAAACCTGCAACATTAGGACAAGCATCATCTTTATCCAAAACTCCATCTCCGTCTGTATCAGGCCATGGGCAACCTTTATTTTCAACTGGGCCTGCAACTGTTGGGCATGCATCAACATTATCTAATAATGTATCTCCGTCACTATCTTTCCATGGGCAGCCTTTGTTTTCAACAGGACCGGCAACATCCGGACAAGCATCATCTTTATCAAAAACTTTGTCACCATCAGTGTCTGGCCAAGGACAACCATTGTTTTCAATTGGCCCAGCTACTTTTTTACAAGAATCTTGTTTATCTATTACCCCATCCTGATCTCTGTCTTTAAATTTCTTTTGGTAAACCGGAATTTTAATCCCAACGTAAAAATCAGCTGCTTTTGATTCTTTAGAAACTAAATTAGAAACAATTGATCCTGAGCCAACAAATAAAGTACCTACACGTAATCCTGTACCCACTTGAGTTCCACTATATTCCATCCACGTAACAGGAACGTAAAAACTAAACCATCTGCTTTCGTATCGAGGTGCCAAACTTACTCTGTTAGCAATATTGGTCGCATTTAATTTTGTATTTGAAACCATACTGATATCTCCATTAAGATTCAGATAGAATTTATTATGGATATTCCAGTCAACATCAGCATGAAGTGCTGTAGGCAAATTTGTTTTTACTCCTTTTGAAGTTGATGTTTTAGTGTAATTGGCATTCAATAAATCGTATAAATTATCTGTATCGTCAATCATTTCCTGAGTAACTTGACCATCAATATCATAGGTGTCAAGTTTTGATTTTTTATAATTTATAGAGCCAATATCCGTAACAGACAGCCCAAAACGTACTTTGTATTTATTCAAATCCCTGAAATTATTATCAGCAGGTTTAGCTTTACTTAAATCATATTTATCATAATCCGGTCTCCATTCGTAAACCAAACCAAAATCAAAACCTACTCCGCTTGAATTAATATCAAATTCATAATCTTCATTAGCCTCCCAATCCTGGCTTCCACCTATAGTCATTTCTCCAGTTGTAATCAATTTACTGTTTTCCGGATTGATATCTTCTTGTAATGATGCAGTAGCATTCTTTCCTTGAATATATGCATTTCCAATACCTTGTAAATACTTAGCAGTTATACCACCCTTTAAAAAATGCTGACCATTTTGATATAAAACTGCAGCATAAGAAAGTCCTAATTCTCCCCATGCGTGTGCAGCTCCGTTTGGACTACCAGCATTAAGGTTAAAATTGCTTGAATGATCCAATCCATCTTTTACCTCGTCAACAAGACTACCATTAACATCTCTAAGATTTGTAATCGATCTTGCTCTGGTAAAAAGTGCCAATGTATGATTAGGCGCAATATTGAACATAAAAGACGGCCCCATAATATCCAGATTAACAATGGCACTATTTGCATTTGAAGGAGTCATTTTTGACTGACTATCAAAGTCATAACCATCTTTAAAAACGTCAAAAAGTTTAACCCCGTACAAGTCATTACTAACAGCACTACTGACAGAAAACAAATTTACATCTGTTTTAAAACGGGAATCGGCTATTGATGCAGGGTTAAAAAGCACACTTTGCACACCGGCATAATTATCATTAAAATAACCTAAATACGACTGTGCCGTAGCAACAGCAGACGTTAAAAAAATAAATAAAATGAGTAATTGTTTTTTCATTAAATTGGGGTTTTAAGTTTAATTGGCGGCAAAACTACAATAATAGATTTAAAAACAGGTTAACAAATCATTGAATCATATAACAACTTGTATTAATTATGTAGAAAATTATAGAATAGCGCTACAATAAATGCGAATTATAGAAGAGTTTGAAAAATTTATGTAACAAAACACAAAGAAAAGTTATTGAATTTTACATTATATAAATATTAAATAATAAAGTCATGAATAGTACAGAAATAAAAGGAAACTGGAACGAGCTAAAAGGAAAATTAAAACAAAAATATGCTGATTTGACTGATGACGATTTGCTATATGAAGAAGGAAAAGAAGATGAAATGTACGGAAGAATCCAGCAAAAATTAGGTAAAACAAAAGAGGAATGGAATGATATTGTATCAAATTTGTAAATCTCTTTCAACTTTCATAAATGCCGCTTAACTAAAATTAGGCGGTATTTTTTTGATTTTCAAAGTATAAAGCTTTAAAATTTCTGAATTAACATGAATTACTCAAAAACAAAATAAAATAGTTATCTTTAACCATATTTTTACAAAATGAAATTATTTATAAAATTTGATATTAATACAATTTGCACACTTTACCTAAAAGAAAAACTGGAAGAACAGAATTTGAATTTTTCTACTTTAGGATTTGGAGAAATTGAATTAGAAGATAATCTTACTACTGAAGCATTAGATGAGCTTAAAAATAATTTAGAGCCATTTGGTTTTGAAGTAGTTGAGAATCAAAAAAGCGTTTTGGTTCAAAAAATAAAGGATGCTATAATAGAATTGGTTTATACTGATGACAACAATAATTATAAAAGTTCAGCTTATCTTGCTGATAAATTAAACCACAGTTATGGTTACCTGTCAAATGTATTTTCCGAAGTAACGTATTCTTCTATTGAGAATTTTATAATCATTCAAAAAATTGAAAGAGCAAAACAGTTAATGATTGTAAACGAAATGAGTTTAACCGAAATTGCTTTTTTACTGAATTATTCGAGTGTTGCGCACTTAAGTACTCAGTTTAAAAATACAACAGGAATAACTCCTTCAGCATTCTTGAGAATTATTAAAAAGCGTAGAGAAAATTTAAAATAAAACCCAAATACCTTAATCAATGCAGAAAAACGCATTACACATTTTACTCGCCGACGACGACGAAGACGACAGACTTTTCTTTAAGGATGCTTTCGAAGAAGTAAAAGTACAAACCAAAGTCGAATTTGTTTTCGATGGTTTACAGTTAATGGAACATCTTATGAATCCGGATACTAAATTACCTGATATTTTATTTCTGGATTTGAACATGCCCAAAAAAACAGGTAAGGAATGTTTGATTGAAATAAAAAAGACAGAGCACCTGAAAAATCTGATAATTGCAATTTATTCAACATCTTCTTCAGATGAGGATATTGAAGACACATTTATTGAAGGTGCAAATATTTATATCAAAAAGCCAAGTGATTTTAATGCGCTTAAAAAAATTATTAATGAAGTTGTTACACTAAATTGGCATTATCATACATCAGGATTAAATCGTGATAATTTCTTATTAAGCCTTAAGTAATTACAATAATAATGAAATGGATTCCTAAGTTTAATTCCTCAAATTACTTGAGAGTTATTTTTATAATAGCTATTTTCATTTTAATTTTTCTTTCGTCAATAGCTTACAAACATAACAGGGATCTTAATGAATCTACTAAGCTGCTCATGCACACCTATGAAATTAACATAGAGCTTGAGCGGCTTATGTCTGCTATAAAAGATGCAGAAACGGGTCAGCGTGGCTTTATGATTACCCGAAACCATCGTTTTCTGGCTCCTTATCTTTTTTCGCGTGACAAGGTAAATACTTCCTTCATTGCCTTAAAAAAGCTTACAGCCAACAATCCGGTACAAAAACAAAATCTCGAAAAAATATACAAACTGATCATTAAACGCTATGTTTCATTTGAAAATTGTTTAAAGTACAGTGATCCCGAAACGTATGATAAAAGAAAACTAGACAATCATATGTTTGGAGGCCGTATATTAATGGATAACATTCGTTTTAAAGTAGATGAAATGAATGATATCGAAAAAAACTTTTTGAAAAAAAGTTTAAAGAAATACGATGAAGAAATTTCTCTTGGTCCAATTTTTTCGATACTATTATTCTTAGCCGCTCTACTCTTTATTTTACTTGCATACAGACAAATAAGCAAAGACCTTGAACGCTTAAAAATCTTCAATAAGAAACTCTTGATTTCTTCAGGTCTCATGGCCGAATCTGAAGTAATTGGTAAATTTAGCACCTGGCAATGGGATCTGGAAACAGGGAAAATTGATTATTCTGACAATCAGTTTCGCCTTTTGGGAGTTGAGCCAAACGCTTTTGAACCCAAAAACGACAGCTTTTTAGATTTTGTACATCCAGAAGACAAAGAAGCAATTAAAGCCTCTATGGAGGGAATTATCAATAACGAAGAACTTCCATTTACCTATTATAAAATAATTCAGCCTAATGGCGAAACCAGATATTTAAAATCTACAGGCAAATTGCTGGTTGACCAGAATGGAAACAAAATCCTACTCGGTATCAATTTTGATATTACAGACGAACACTTACTAAACATTGAACTTCAGGAACGAAACAACCAACTTGAAAAAAGCAATAAAGAATTAGCCTCTTTTAATCATGTCGCGAGCCATGATTTACAAGAACCACTGCGAAAAATTCAAACCTTTATTTCTAGAATTTCCGAAGAAGACAAGGCAGTTCTTTCTGATAGCGCAAAAGACTACATTATAAAAGTAGAAACATCAGCCAAAAGAATGCGTGTTTTGATTGATGATTTATTATTATTCTCCAGAACTAATACTACCAAAAAAGAATTCATTAAATCAGATCTGAATGAATTGCTGGAAAATGCAATATCAGAACTTACTGTAATAACTGATGAGAAAAAAGGAAGTATCAACGTTACTAAATTACCTAAATTAGAAGTTATACCCTACCAGATAGAACAGCTCTTTATTAATTTGATTGGTAATTCACTAAAATACAGTCTTCCGGAAACAGCACCTCAGATTACTATTGATTGTGAAAAAATATTATCTAATGAATATCCGGAATTGATTGATCGTCCTTTCAAGAAATTTTATAAGATTACATTTACTGATAACGGAATGGGATTTGATCCACAATTCAAAGACAATATTTTTGTGTTGTTTAAACGACTACATTCTAAAAATGAGTATCCGGGTACAGGAATTGGATTAGCAATTTGTAAAAAAATTGTTGAGAACCATAAAGGTTACATAACAGCTGACAGCAAACCAGGCGAAGGCTCCGTATTTACTGTATTTCTTCCTCAATAAATCCCCTCATAAAACTTTATTAAAAACGTTATATTTTTCCAGAATGGGAATTATATAACGTTTCTTTTTTATGCTGTAAAGCAAACCTTACTATTCGTTAGCATCTTTGTAATGTAATAATGAAGTAACTATTTAGACAGATGTTTTCATCAAAAAGATCATTCTTCAAAACAGCTTTTATAGTAATTGTAACAATAACTATTTCGTCTTGTAATGAAAATGAAAAACCGGAAAACAGGAAACCGGAAAACAAAAAAAACAAATACGTTCTTACAAAAAACACGGAACAAATTGAAGCTTATTTTTTTGTTGCAACTGCAGAAGTAACAAAAACGATGATTTCTAAAGCGCAACTGGCAAAACGTAAAAGTTTACAAAATTCAATAAAAATTGTCAGCAGTAAAATAGAAAATAATCAAAAAATGTTATTACAGGAAATCAACGAAATAGTCGTTCAAAAACTCATTATAATCAGTGAAATAAACACATCGGTTACCAATAAGGATTTGTACGAGCTCTTTAACAAAAAGAATGTTGATTTTGATGATGCCTATCTGAATTCTATTACACAGTCTTTAACTGAAATGATAGGGTTATTGGAATCCATAGCAAAAGAAACAAATGATATGGTAATACTGAAATTAGTTGCTCATTATTTACCAAAACAATACGAATTTTTAAGAGAAGCAGAAAAAATTAAAAAACAAATCAATTAAAATCAAATTAGAATTATTAACTAAATTTTTAAATTATGAAAATGCAATCAAATTTCTTATACGCCTTAGCTCTAACATTATCAGCTTCATTCGGAATGCTACATGCTCAGGACAATAATGTAAATACCGAATTTGGTATAAAAGGTGGGGTAAATATGTCTAACTTTTATAATGAAGATGCAGACGATAAGAACATGTTGTTCGGTTTTAATGCCGGGGTTTATGCCACACTTCCAATATCAGATTTCGTTGCAATCCAACCTGAAATTTTATTTACTACCAGAGGATCTGAATTAGAATATAACACCGCTTTAGCATCAGGTAGTACAAAATTAAAATTAAATTATATAGAAGTTCCTTTGTTAGTAAGAGTTAATCTTACAAAAAACTTTAATATTCATGCAGGTGGTTATGCTTCATATCTTGTAAGCTCTAAAGCTACAGGAGAAGGTGCTTTAGAATTTGAACAAGATTTTGATACAGATAACTTTAATAAATTCGATGCAGGTCTAGCTGCAGGAGTAGGATTGGATTTCAACCCAATAAGTGTTGGATTACGCTACAATTATGGATTAACCACTTTTGTTAAAGATGGTGACAATTCATCCGATTTAAAAAACACTAATTTTTCTTTATATCTATCATATAAATTAAACTAGAAACATAAATTATTAACCCTAAACATTAAAAACCATGTCAAATTTATTATATACAATCGCGGTTATTCTTGTCATTCTTTGGGCCCTTGGGTTTTTTGTATACAGTGCAGGAAGTATTATTCACATCTTATTGGTAATTGCCATTATAGCAATACTATTCAGACTTATCAAAGGTCGCGAAATTTAAAATCAAACATTATTTAAACATTTTATATTAATTTTTTAAAATCAAATATTATGAAAACTAGTAGCACACTTTTAGGAATTTTAGGAGCCGCAGCGGCAGGAGCTTTTTTAGGAGTATTATTTGCACCGGATAAAGGTTCAGAAACAAGAAAAAAAATCAAAGACAAATCGAAAGATTACGGAGATAACCTTAAAGGAAAATTCGATGGTATCTTAAGCACAATTAATTCAAATGGCAAAGATATCATTGAAGAAGGAAAAGCAAAATTCAATCAGGTAAAAGAAGACTTCAACTCTATGAAAGATGAAGCAAAAACTGTAAAAACAAACTACTAAGATTGATTTTTTTCTTCAACCATAAAAAACACCAATATCATGGAAACTAATGCAACAACAAACGAAAACCTAAATAT
The Flavobacterium flavigenum genome window above contains:
- a CDS encoding 2-isopropylmalate synthase; this encodes MNREKVQIFDTTLRDGEQVPGCKLDTNQKLVIAERLDKMGVDIIEAGFPVSSPGDFLSVSEICKIVENATVCGLTRAVKNDIDVAAAALKHAKRPRIHTGIGTSESHILHKLNTTPEDIIARAKAAVSHAKSYVEDVEFYAEDAGRTDNAFLAKVCEEVIKSGATVLNIPDTTGYCLPEEYGAKIKYLKENVKGIENVILSCHCHNDLGMATANSIAGAINGARQIECTINGIGERAGNTALEEVVMIFKQHPYLNLDTNINTRELNEMSRLVSESMGMIVQPNKAIVGANAFAHSSGIHQDGVIKNRATYEIMDPLDVGVNESSIILTARSGRAALAYRAKKVGYELTKTQLDTIYIEFLKFADIKKEVLDEDIHQIIEASKIQGDLIRS
- a CDS encoding ABC transporter substrate-binding protein, which gives rise to MKQLIDQIGTLHSFETAPRRIVSLVPSQTELLYDLGLEEKIIGITKFCVHPYHLKSTKKIVGGTKKIHFEKIKLLQPDIVICNKEENTADIVERLSEICPVWVTNIVSVEDNFQMISDFGQLFNCRTEAQKWNDKLTFALSDFKKYVQDIEIKKAAYFIWKNPYMVAGNDTYIDELLKLNHFVNIYGDKGRYPEVELKKMRLEGDPDLVFLSSEPYPFKEEDAFELGRFTHHAKTIFVDGEMFSWHGSRLLKAFSYFKLLHERLRN
- the pyrF gene encoding orotidine-5'-phosphate decarboxylase, with protein sequence MTTQQLHQQILQKKSFLCVGLDPDLNKIPQHLLETEDPIFEFNKAIIDATHDLTVGYKPNTAFFEAYGIKGWISLQKTINYINEKFPEIFTIADAKRGDIGNTSSMYAKAFFEDLNFDSVTVAPYMGKDSVEPFLAFENKHTIMLALTSNEGAFDFQTLDINGKLLYKQVLETSKEWKNSHNLMYVVGATKAEYFTEIRKIVPDSFLLVPGIGAQGGSLSEVCKYGMNEKVGLLVNSARAIIYASNGTDFAEKAREEALKVQQEMEEILSLKFKV
- a CDS encoding DUF5723 family protein, which produces MKKQLLILFIFLTSAVATAQSYLGYFNDNYAGVQSVLFNPASIADSRFKTDVNLFSVSSAVSNDLYGVKLFDVFKDGYDFDSQSKMTPSNANSAIVNLDIMGPSFMFNIAPNHTLALFTRARSITNLRDVNGSLVDEVKDGLDHSSNFNLNAGSPNGAAHAWGELGLSYAAVLYQNGQHFLKGGITAKYLQGIGNAYIQGKNATASLQEDINPENSKLITTGEMTIGGSQDWEANEDYEFDINSSGVGFDFGLVYEWRPDYDKYDLSKAKPADNNFRDLNKYKVRFGLSVTDIGSINYKKSKLDTYDIDGQVTQEMIDDTDNLYDLLNANYTKTSTSKGVKTNLPTALHADVDWNIHNKFYLNLNGDISMVSNTKLNATNIANRVSLAPRYESRWFSFYVPVTWMEYSGTQVGTGLRVGTLFVGSGSIVSNLVSKESKAADFYVGIKIPVYQKKFKDRDQDGVIDKQDSCKKVAGPIENNGCPWPDTDGDKVFDKDDACPDVAGPVENKGCPWKDSDGDTLLDNVDACPTVAGPVENKGCPWPDTDGDGVLDKDDACPNVAGLVENKGCPVLDTDKDGVADNVDDCPLVAGPAENKGCPEVSKATLAQLQVEAKSIFFTSGKAILSDAKKVETSGRLDAIKEILKNYPNAKFAIYGHTDNVGNAKANQKLSEERAKVIMDALIEKGVNPANLTSQGFGASKPVKSNKTAAGRAANRRTEIVYLGNF
- a CDS encoding CsbD family protein; the protein is MNSTEIKGNWNELKGKLKQKYADLTDDDLLYEEGKEDEMYGRIQQKLGKTKEEWNDIVSNL
- a CDS encoding helix-turn-helix domain-containing protein produces the protein MKLFIKFDINTICTLYLKEKLEEQNLNFSTLGFGEIELEDNLTTEALDELKNNLEPFGFEVVENQKSVLVQKIKDAIIELVYTDDNNNYKSSAYLADKLNHSYGYLSNVFSEVTYSSIENFIIIQKIERAKQLMIVNEMSLTEIAFLLNYSSVAHLSTQFKNTTGITPSAFLRIIKKRRENLK
- a CDS encoding response regulator, with the translated sequence MQKNALHILLADDDEDDRLFFKDAFEEVKVQTKVEFVFDGLQLMEHLMNPDTKLPDILFLDLNMPKKTGKECLIEIKKTEHLKNLIIAIYSTSSSDEDIEDTFIEGANIYIKKPSDFNALKKIINEVVTLNWHYHTSGLNRDNFLLSLK
- a CDS encoding CHASE3 domain-containing protein, which encodes MHTYEINIELERLMSAIKDAETGQRGFMITRNHRFLAPYLFSRDKVNTSFIALKKLTANNPVQKQNLEKIYKLIIKRYVSFENCLKYSDPETYDKRKLDNHMFGGRILMDNIRFKVDEMNDIEKNFLKKSLKKYDEEISLGPIFSILLFLAALLFILLAYRQISKDLERLKIFNKKLLISSGLMAESEVIGKFSTWQWDLETGKIDYSDNQFRLLGVEPNAFEPKNDSFLDFVHPEDKEAIKASMEGIINNEELPFTYYKIIQPNGETRYLKSTGKLLVDQNGNKILLGINFDITDEHLLNIELQERNNQLEKSNKELASFNHVASHDLQEPLRKIQTFISRISEEDKAVLSDSAKDYIIKVETSAKRMRVLIDDLLLFSRTNTTKKEFIKSDLNELLENAISELTVITDEKKGSINVTKLPKLEVIPYQIEQLFINLIGNSLKYSLPETAPQITIDCEKILSNEYPELIDRPFKKFYKITFTDNGMGFDPQFKDNIFVLFKRLHSKNEYPGTGIGLAICKKIVENHKGYITADSKPGEGSVFTVFLPQ
- a CDS encoding DUF4142 domain-containing protein; its protein translation is MFSSKRSFFKTAFIVIVTITISSCNENEKPENRKPENKKNKYVLTKNTEQIEAYFFVATAEVTKTMISKAQLAKRKSLQNSIKIVSSKIENNQKMLLQEINEIVVQKLIIISEINTSVTNKDLYELFNKKNVDFDDAYLNSITQSLTEMIGLLESIAKETNDMVILKLVAHYLPKQYEFLREAEKIKKQIN
- a CDS encoding porin family protein; its protein translation is MKMQSNFLYALALTLSASFGMLHAQDNNVNTEFGIKGGVNMSNFYNEDADDKNMLFGFNAGVYATLPISDFVAIQPEILFTTRGSELEYNTALASGSTKLKLNYIEVPLLVRVNLTKNFNIHAGGYASYLVSSKATGEGALEFEQDFDTDNFNKFDAGLAAGVGLDFNPISVGLRYNYGLTTFVKDGDNSSDLKNTNFSLYLSYKLN
- a CDS encoding lmo0937 family membrane protein — protein: MSNLLYTIAVILVILWALGFFVYSAGSIIHILLVIAIIAILFRLIKGREI
- a CDS encoding YtxH domain-containing protein, giving the protein MKTSSTLLGILGAAAAGAFLGVLFAPDKGSETRKKIKDKSKDYGDNLKGKFDGILSTINSNGKDIIEEGKAKFNQVKEDFNSMKDEAKTVKTNY